In Nitratiruptor sp. YY09-18, a single window of DNA contains:
- a CDS encoding proton-conducting transporter membrane subunit, which yields MLELLFLPPLAIFILSFFKTNNIKKLLPVISSLILLPTLLLLFTPNYHSNLFLIDNLAKFILIVSAIVGIGVTFALESLQHHVTIAERQYRRFYRFFGLFWIGMILSVVANNLGIFWVGLEFATLSTVYMIKTNNTSFAHKEAWNYMIVGTIAISLILFGIILIYAAAKPMLGEKAIEFLTLQQHISQIGAKYLFEIGFAFVAIGSFIKMGFFPMNLWLANIERAAHYPVAALFSGILESAIMSGFFRFSLLAKQVNESHLIGFTYIYALLTLFIVAFLIYRVKDFMRLFSLSGIEHMLLIAIFWVSGGYFAALLHFAAHAFIKPALFIATGVLESKGKYHIAGALRGYSGVKGKLFWLIVGLLMLAIVGLPPSPIFFSELFGFGAMVDMAKASHHLLLMFSGILLVLLLLALIFYKFVEIYQSMKYEGKEESKEVYASEVSALVLFSAALLVLLANFSAIESIIQG from the coding sequence ATGCTTGAGCTTCTCTTCCTTCCACCACTTGCCATCTTCATCTTGAGCTTTTTTAAAACCAACAATATCAAAAAACTGCTCCCAGTTATTAGCTCATTGATTCTCCTACCTACGCTCTTACTCCTTTTTACACCAAACTACCATAGCAATCTTTTCCTCATCGATAATCTCGCCAAGTTTATCCTCATCGTCTCAGCTATTGTAGGTATTGGAGTGACTTTTGCCCTGGAGAGCCTGCAGCATCATGTTACAATCGCAGAGCGCCAATATCGTCGATTCTATCGATTTTTTGGCCTTTTTTGGATCGGCATGATACTCAGTGTCGTAGCCAATAATCTTGGAATTTTTTGGGTGGGGCTCGAATTTGCGACACTTAGCACCGTCTATATGATCAAGACCAACAACACCTCATTTGCACACAAAGAGGCCTGGAATTATATGATTGTAGGCACTATTGCCATCTCCCTCATACTCTTTGGCATTATACTCATCTATGCTGCTGCAAAACCAATGCTTGGTGAAAAAGCTATTGAATTTTTAACTCTCCAGCAACATATCTCACAAATCGGAGCAAAATATCTCTTTGAGATCGGTTTTGCATTTGTAGCGATTGGGAGTTTTATAAAGATGGGGTTTTTCCCTATGAATCTTTGGCTAGCCAATATCGAGCGGGCGGCACACTATCCTGTGGCAGCTCTCTTTAGCGGTATTTTAGAAAGTGCCATTATGAGTGGATTTTTCCGTTTTTCCCTTCTTGCGAAGCAAGTCAATGAGTCACATCTCATTGGATTTACATATATCTATGCACTCTTGACACTTTTTATAGTAGCCTTTCTCATCTACCGCGTCAAAGATTTTATGCGTCTTTTTAGTCTCAGTGGTATTGAACACATGCTCCTCATAGCTATTTTTTGGGTAAGTGGCGGATACTTTGCAGCACTCTTGCATTTTGCTGCACACGCTTTTATCAAACCGGCTCTCTTTATCGCTACCGGTGTGCTTGAATCCAAAGGCAAATACCATATAGCAGGAGCTTTGCGCGGATATAGCGGAGTTAAGGGCAAGCTCTTTTGGCTGATTGTGGGACTCTTGATGTTAGCAATTGTTGGATTGCCTCCAAGTCCTATATTTTTTAGTGAACTTTTTGGATTCGGTGCTATGGTGGATATGGCCAAAGCTAGCCATCATCTCCTCTTGATGTTTAGCGGTATTTTACTTGTACTCCTTTTGCTTGCACTAATCTTTTATAAGTTTGTTGAAATCTATCAGAGTATGAAATATGAAGGCAAAGAGGAGTCTAAAGAGGTTTATGCTAGTGAAGTGAGCGCTCTAGTGCTCTTTAGCGCTGCACTTTTGGTACTTCTAGCGAATTTTTCTGCAATAGAATCAATTATACAAGGATAG
- a CDS encoding hydrogenase, which yields MTNFFIGMFLSALIVTLLTTRLYRLLFWYGLNSLFLGLAAIAEASYLGDREMMISGSITILLKAFAIPYILKIYAKRFAIERNITPSIRIQYSIILIPAILVFTFYLIDPLLHQSAKNFISISIASLLLSLLLIVEHRNIFAKVVGFLMMENSLFLLAMTATEGMPMLIELGIFFDLLMAVIIINLLLQREANNA from the coding sequence ATGACAAATTTTTTCATCGGTATGTTTCTCTCAGCACTCATTGTCACACTGCTTACGACAAGACTCTATCGCCTCCTCTTTTGGTATGGACTCAACTCCCTCTTTTTGGGCTTGGCAGCTATTGCAGAAGCAAGCTACTTAGGAGATAGGGAGATGATGATATCCGGCTCCATCACAATCTTGCTCAAAGCTTTTGCCATTCCTTATATTCTAAAAATTTATGCAAAACGCTTTGCTATAGAACGTAATATTACTCCATCGATTCGTATCCAATACTCTATCATCCTCATCCCTGCAATCCTGGTTTTTACCTTCTATCTTATCGATCCGCTCTTGCACCAAAGCGCAAAAAATTTCATCTCAATATCTATCGCTTCATTGCTCCTTTCGCTCTTGCTCATAGTAGAACATCGCAACATCTTTGCAAAAGTGGTAGGATTTTTGATGATGGAAAATAGCCTTTTTCTCTTGGCTATGACAGCAACTGAAGGGATGCCAATGCTCATAGAGCTTGGTATATTCTTCGACCTCCTCATGGCTGTTATCATTATCAATCTCTTGCTCCAAAGGGAGGCAAATAATGCTTGA
- a CDS encoding respiratory chain complex I subunit 1 family protein — MISYAIWILLMLLTAPLFLTLIKAIKMWLLYKKPLSLLQGYRNFTKLLRKEVVVSKEASQITHIAPYMVLTPLVVVLFFLPPPSIKSYYVGFVDAFTITGLIALSTFFLMLIGLDSASSFGGIGSSREAFISALVEPAMILVIFALSLMAGNLGVSKAAMTLQTHFPSQHLASFTFAGIAFFILLLAENGRIPVDNPETHLELTMVHEAMILDISGFYLALLESASAIKFMIFASLFASFFLPFGMDAPLPLAFLLYFAKIALICLVVGLIEVNTAKLRLFKVPNLLGIAIVFAFLSLISFYILGA, encoded by the coding sequence ATGATAAGTTATGCTATTTGGATACTTTTGATGCTACTGACAGCACCGCTTTTTCTTACACTTATCAAAGCTATAAAAATGTGGCTTTTATACAAAAAGCCTCTTTCTCTCCTGCAAGGTTATCGCAACTTCACAAAACTGCTACGCAAAGAGGTGGTAGTAAGTAAAGAGGCAAGTCAAATTACCCATATAGCTCCTTATATGGTACTCACACCTCTTGTAGTTGTACTCTTTTTCTTGCCACCTCCAAGCATCAAGAGCTATTATGTCGGATTTGTAGATGCTTTTACTATCACGGGACTCATAGCGCTCTCTACCTTTTTCCTCATGCTTATAGGTCTTGATAGTGCCAGCAGTTTTGGTGGGATAGGAAGTAGCCGTGAAGCTTTTATATCTGCTTTGGTAGAACCGGCTATGATATTGGTAATTTTTGCTCTTTCTCTCATGGCGGGTAATCTTGGTGTATCTAAGGCCGCTATGACTTTGCAGACCCATTTTCCATCACAACACCTCGCGAGTTTCACCTTTGCAGGAATCGCCTTTTTTATCCTCTTGCTTGCCGAAAATGGACGTATCCCTGTGGACAATCCAGAGACTCATCTAGAACTCACTATGGTGCATGAAGCGATGATCCTCGATATTAGTGGATTTTATCTTGCACTTTTAGAGAGTGCAAGTGCCATAAAATTCATGATTTTTGCATCCCTTTTTGCAAGTTTTTTTCTCCCTTTTGGCATGGATGCACCTTTGCCTTTAGCCTTTTTGCTCTACTTTGCCAAGATTGCACTCATTTGTCTTGTTGTAGGACTTATAGAGGTCAATACAGCAAAACTGCGCCTGTTCAAAGTGCCAAATCTCCTTGGTATCGCAATTGTTTTTGCATTTTTATCATTGATAAGTTTTTATATTTTAGGAGCCTAG